The following is a genomic window from Oryzias melastigma strain HK-1 unplaced genomic scaffold, ASM292280v2 sc01341, whole genome shotgun sequence.
aGTAATTCCCTCATTTTTGCCGCTCCTCTTAATTATTAGAAATCTGAAACATCTGGAATCAATGTTCTCCAGGTTTGGATGACCTtgtgaagtgaaacaaaaacttCTAACTCCGAGAGACACCCAATCCTCTCGGGTTTCTGGTTTATCTCTGTCgctctgctcctgcaggtggtCCTCCCCACTTTCATCCTGGAGAAGCGCTCCCTGCTGGAGATGTACGCCGACTTCATGTCCCACCCGGAACTCTTCATCGCCATCACGGACGGCGGCAGCCCCGAGGACCGCATGGTCCGCTTCGTCGAGTACTACCTCACCTCCTTCCACGAGGGCCGCAAGGGCGCCATTGCCAAGAAGCCCTACAACCCCATCATCGGCGAGACCTTCCACTGCTCCTGGAAGGTGGCGCGGGGGGAGGACGCCTCCGGGGAGCCCCCGCAGGGGAACTCGGAGGAGCCGTACCTGCTGCGCTTCGTGGCTGAGCAAGTGTCCCATCATCCCCCCGTGTCGGGCTTCTACGCCGAGTGCGAGGAGAAGAGGATGTGTGTGAACACGCACGTGTGGACCAAGAGCAAGTTCATGGGCATGTCTATCGGGGTGTCCATGATCGGGGAAGGTGAGGTCGTTTTTGTTAGGCCTTCTTTTATCTTCAAAGTCTGAGTAGGTTCTGGGAATCTCGGGGTAACTCACGATACCGATGGATCTAGACGTgaaaaacattgcaataatcattATTTTGCCTCGGGAATTTATGgtatttaactatttttgaaacatatatatatttttattttctttaaaaaacttctACAACTTAATATGTTAATTTAACACCCTTTCCAACAATAGAATTAAATCAACCATTAATATGAATGTgtctttacaataataatatatattttaaggaaaagGTAAACAAAACTTTAGTTAAGAACTAATATGCAGAGTATTTAAAATGGCCGcctcacttcaaagaacaaaacatctagaaaatgctggattttaaatcattttac
Proteins encoded in this region:
- the LOC112139139 gene encoding oxysterol-binding protein-related protein 11; protein product: MSASQPAAPPSSPAGPTIEWLEPKVPDILKNGSSSLSSFATGEGPLEGAALELNSPESCSFSTEQEEIDPDDELEDSFTDKEEDLGAVEEERSVILHLLSQLKLGMDLTRVVLPTFILEKRSLLEMYADFMSHPELFIAITDGGSPEDRMVRFVEYYLTSFHEGRKGAIAKKPYNPIIGETFHCSWKVARGEDASGEPPQGNSEEPYLLRFVAEQVSHHPPVSGFYAECEEKRMCVNTHVWTKSKFMGMSIGVSMIGEGEVVFVRPSFIFKV